The following are from one region of the Zonotrichia leucophrys gambelii isolate GWCS_2022_RI chromosome 1A, RI_Zleu_2.0, whole genome shotgun sequence genome:
- the LOC135442874 gene encoding acrosin-like, translating to MASDHSSAALDYNSVVSAAGTSHVGGTSVQPGAWPGIVSIQATWENGTWHMCTGVLLSSQWVLTVAHCFARAGGISTWDVVIGATDLTQMGPEALVRRIQRLLVHQHYVAATARNDIALVELDQPVECSDYIQLGCVPDPSLRVSELKSCYIAGWNFARAQGTGMVLQESKVHLMDTELCNSSPWYAGAVHADNLCAGYPQGGIDTCQGDSGGPLVCKDNAADYYWLVGLNSWGRGCDRARHPGIYTSTQHFYNWILLQTGLSPAERAGPAPESPVTSAPEEEPEEPVKEPEEPEEPEEEINLTPEYNEKPAVTSSGTSLPMAFPHQILVQFWNLVQEFLQF from the exons ATGGCCTCtgaccacagctctgctgctctcgACTACAACTCCGTggtttctgctgctggcacGTCCCATgtgggtggcaccagtgtccagcctggggCCTGGCCCGGCATCGTCAGCATCCAGGCCACCTGGGAGAATGGCACGTGGCACATGTGCACGGGTGTCCTCCTCAGCTCCCAGTGGGTGCTCACGGTCGCACACTGCTTCGCCAGGGCCGG GGGCATCTCCACGTGGGACGTGGTGATCGGGGCCACAGATCTGACTCAGATGGGCCCTGAGGCTCTGGTGAGACGCATCCAGAGGCTCCTGGTGCACCAGCACTACGTGGCTGCCACGGCCAGGAACGACATTGCCCTGGTGGAGCTGGACCAGCCCGTGGAGTGCAGCGACTAcatccagctgggctgtgtgcccGACCCCTCACTCAGGGTCTCGGAGCTGAAATCCTGCTACATCGCTGGCTGGAACTTTGCCAGAG ctcagGGAACAGGCATGGTGCTGCAGGAGTCCAAGGTTCACCTCATGGACACCGAGCTCTGCAACAGCAGCCCATGGTATGCAGGGGCTGTTCATGCTGACAACCTGTGTGCTGGGTACCCACAGGGCGGCATCGACACCTGCCAG GGGGACAGCGGGGGTCCCCTCGTCTGCAAGGACAATGCAGCTGACTACTACTGGCTGGTGGGATTGAACAGCTGGGGAAGAGGCTGTGACAGAGCCAGGCACCCCGGGATCTACACCTCCACTCAGCACTTCTACAACTGGATCCTGCTCCAGAcgggcctgagcccagcagaaaGAGCTGGTCCAGCACCGGAGTCACCTGTCACCTCGGCCCCCGAGGAGGAGCCTGAGGAACCAGTGAAGGAGCCTGAGGAACCAGAGGAACCAGAGGAAGAGATCAACTTGACCCCTGAGTACAATGAGAAACCAGCAGTGACATCCTCGGGCACGTCACTGCCCATGGCATTCCCACACCAGATCCTGGTGCAATTCTGGAATCTGGTGCAGGAGTTCCTGCAGTTTTAG